The Rosa chinensis cultivar Old Blush chromosome 7, RchiOBHm-V2, whole genome shotgun sequence DNA segment GGCGTCGACGTCGTTTTGCCCGGCCTTTTCTACTCTCGCCGCGTCGCCGTCCACGGCCTCGGAGGCATCGTCAGTCTCAGCTCGGTCGTTCCCTACGGTTCTCATCTTCAGGCCAGTGCTCCCGTCGCAAGCGGCGGCGCCGATAAGGTCGCGCCCTTGAAAACTGTGTCCAACCGCACAGATCTCTCTCCGGCGGCCACACCACCGTCCGAAGCCGTGTCGCTCATGAATGCTCATTCCAACGGGACGGCCAGCGCTGATCTTTCTCCGGTTGTATCTGAGTTGCCGGCGACCACTGCATCTCCATCTCCGCCGACTGACTCGACGGCTTCCGAAGATACTCCCTCGGCATCTCCACCGTCACCGTCGGCCGATTCGGTACCGGAAAGAGCTAGGGCTTTGTTGATGGAGATTTCAGACGGCAATTCCGACTCGGAGGGTGatgaaatttcagagaaatCGCCACTGCTGATGGAAGCGCAAGCGGTTGGtgaggtgaagaaatgtggagcGTTGGATGAGATGACCATTGACTGCTTTGTGCCTGAAGACGGGGATGGACTAGAAAAGCTCAGCCTCCAGCGTCTGGTTCGAGCTTTGGCTTAAACGCTGCGTTCCATCAACTTCTCGGTAAAATCTTGACTGTACCTGAAGACTTGCGATGAATTCTAATTTCTGTCCAATTTTTCCAAATATGAATTCGACGTACCTTTGTGTAATTGTTTGTTTTGGGTGATCAACAATATGAATCTCTGTACTGTATGGTATGGTGTAGCCTCAAGAGTGGGATTTTTTAGACAAGAGTAAAATTCTATTCTCTGTATCAAGAACCATGAACATATGGTGCGGAATTAATGCAAATCGATGTTGGGATTTCATAGCTAGGATCAATATTGATGATTAATTAGTTTGTGATTACCTTCTTGCATGTTTTTCTATTAATTTGGTGTAAAATTTGGAAGGTTTGGTTGCTTGCTAGCTtgttgagaacttgagatgCAGATGATATGATGCAAAGAAGTACATGGTCAATAGCGATCTGTACTTTCTCATCTACAGTCCCTGAAACTGAAAGTTGTCATGGAGACCAATTTGATCAAGCCACGATATACAAATGCCAAGGAAATTGATATGAATCGATTCTTGTCGTTAAAGTTAAAAGGTCAAAATCATAACACAATGGAGTTGCATTAATTAGTTATATAGAAGTTTGAGGTAGTAAAATTAATTCGAAGGGTAAGTTGGACTAACAAATTTTGTGGTTCCACAAAGAAATAGACGTATTTGATTGAGATGCTCTAAATCTAAAGATGAACTCAATCAAATATGacatatatattataatatTATATGACGAACTCACGCAA contains these protein-coding regions:
- the LOC112180524 gene encoding fasciclin-like arabinogalactan protein 19 produces the protein MAAFTVPTLSLVPVLLLLAVVFTFPTGTASISTREYESMQRVLRNHGYNLICNAMATSDLQYELLTLPPNASFTVFAPTDASLFALDMIQTASYYIDTLRVHVVPLRFSVSDLRSISSGSILPTLLPYRALRLSTDPLAVSGVDVVLPGLFYSRRVAVHGLGGIVSLSSVVPYGSHLQASAPVASGGADKVAPLKTVSNRTDLSPAATPPSEAVSLMNAHSNGTASADLSPVVSELPATTASPSPPTDSTASEDTPSASPPSPSADSVPERARALLMEISDGNSDSEGDEISEKSPLLMEAQAVGEVKKCGALDEMTIDCFVPEDGDGLEKLSLQRLVRALA